In Pseudomonas fakonensis, one DNA window encodes the following:
- a CDS encoding acyltransferase family protein: MLNSIQILRALAAWVVVFHHYLQVTYNFTTTDPLSVALHRYGAIGVDLFFVISGFVIFLSASRQKVTPFEFAIHRIARIAPAYWIFTTLTAVVLAYLPGVIPMTLFEPLFFIKSLFFIPAANPSGIGYFPLVTVGWTLNYEMAFYAVFFFSLFLPGKFRIAALFVGILALRKLLPELGGAFEFYKNKIVYEFLFGVAIGMLHQRGAFNSMKPWASIGLLAIALFIMIRSGPVTHSPFASGIPCALIVIAALSLERLTKNMKWLNALGNWSYSTYLCHIPILCLMLEVQNHTGLPPAITLLTSLILIALVSAASFNLVEKPIAKRMKKTSPEPTGSLAAKP, encoded by the coding sequence ATGCTGAACTCAATTCAAATACTGCGAGCGCTCGCAGCATGGGTAGTGGTATTCCATCACTATCTTCAAGTTACTTACAACTTCACAACTACCGACCCCCTCTCTGTTGCACTTCATCGGTACGGTGCAATCGGGGTCGATCTGTTCTTCGTGATCAGCGGATTCGTCATTTTTCTCTCTGCTTCTCGACAAAAAGTCACGCCGTTTGAATTCGCCATTCACCGAATCGCACGCATTGCACCGGCATACTGGATTTTCACCACGCTCACAGCAGTCGTGCTGGCATACCTTCCAGGCGTCATCCCGATGACGCTATTTGAACCGCTGTTCTTCATCAAGAGTCTTTTCTTTATCCCGGCAGCCAACCCTTCCGGGATTGGCTACTTTCCACTGGTGACCGTCGGTTGGACGCTGAATTATGAAATGGCGTTCTACGCGGTATTTTTCTTCTCGTTGTTCCTCCCCGGAAAGTTTCGTATCGCGGCACTTTTCGTTGGAATTCTCGCATTGCGCAAACTTCTTCCAGAGCTGGGGGGCGCATTCGAATTTTACAAGAACAAAATCGTCTATGAATTTCTCTTTGGCGTCGCCATCGGGATGCTGCACCAGCGAGGCGCCTTCAATTCAATGAAGCCTTGGGCAAGCATCGGCCTGCTGGCAATAGCACTGTTCATCATGATCAGGTCCGGCCCTGTCACGCACAGCCCATTCGCTTCAGGTATTCCCTGCGCACTTATCGTGATAGCCGCCCTGTCGCTGGAGCGACTGACTAAAAACATGAAATGGCTGAACGCATTGGGGAATTGGTCGTACTCCACGTACCTGTGCCATATCCCGATTCTTTGCCTCATGCTGGAAGTGCAGAACCACACAGGCCTACCCCCTGCGATCACCCTGCTTACATCGTTAATTCTGATTGCCCTTGTGTCCGCAGCCAGTTTCAACCTGGTAGAAAAACCCATTGCAAAGCGTATGAAGAAGACATCCCCCGAGCCAACAGGTAGCCTGGCGGCCAAGCCGTAA